One Coffea eugenioides isolate CCC68of chromosome 2, Ceug_1.0, whole genome shotgun sequence genomic window, tggactttgatgtcttcataccaaatgtagatatatctcttagcttcaaaatggtaccaagatcaccttgatccgatcagtgtagctccagatatagtcaaaataccaaaacgtgtcagagttgtcaaaacctgacttttcttgattcaaattgcatttttcctttttacacttcatattttattttcaccactttaatccatcttcaatcatccaaatatttttCCAATACACTTCATTTGataattgaatcattaaacctacaaaatatgaagtttttaccataaaaatccataaaatgcaatgtttagccactttaacataaaatgtagttttttaccaaaaccttagttattttagttataatactaaataatcaaaccaaaattaactaataaaacacactaaaaatacgtaaaataaacccttgtcaatAATAATGGGTTGAACTTATTTAGTAGAATTTGTTGGGGATTTCACCAATTGACTCAATTGGTTTACATGGATATCAACCTTTAAATGAGGTTGTGAGTTAACATACGAGGAATTATGTGCTTATTTCCTCTTTTAGTATTCATAGTTACACCGTTTTTGCATTATATTGAGGATATCAACCTAATGTTTTCGTGTTATTACACATATATAATGCTTGGATGTTTGTTTCTTTATAATTATTTCTTGGAATTTGTATCAATTGAGGTTATTATTTCTTGGTTGATAATATTTCACTTGTACTACTAGAATAGGGTTTAATGTTCTTCAATCACTTGGCCAATTTCAGAGTTCAAAGTTGTTGCTGTGCGAAGATGGACAACGATGGGCATATTCAAGGAGGTCAACTGGATGACGAGCTAGATGATGAGGAGCTCGACAACATCCTTATGTACGTCGTATTATTGGGTTTCATGTTCTTTTTCCAGGATACACATCAGCAGGTCCCAAGAAGACGAAGAGTACGAGATAGCGCGCTGTCAGGGAGAGATTATGTGCTTGAGATTATTAACGGACATGAAGACCGAATTATTCAGAATATGCGCTTGGAtgttcctcaattccttttGTTGTGCGATTTATTGCTTAATCGGGGTTACTGGCATGCATATCCTTCTCAAAGAGTGGGGGTACATGAATCCGTTGCTTTAACCCTAATGTGCCTGAGCCATGATGAGCGGCACCGGGTGTTAGCCGAGCGGTTCCAGCACTCAACGGAGACGATTGATCGACACGTTCGTCGTGTCTTACGAGCTTTGGTTCGGCTAGGTCGTGATCTCGTTAGGCCAAGAAACGTCGATGACACGCATCCTCGGATCTTGAACAATGGTTTGCTCATGCCGTGGTTCCGAGTATGTATCTCATTTTTAGTTGGACATGCACTTTCATGTAGGTTTCTGCGAGCATGTGAAACTTATAGCCAAACTTATTTCACTTATATAGGATTGTGTGGGAGCTTTAGATGGGACCCACGTATCCGCTTGGTGCAGAGCAGAGGTAAGAGAGAGGTTCAGAAATCGGCATGGCGACTTATCCCAGAATATACTTGCTGCTTGCGATCATGATATGCGGTTTGTCTTTGTTCGGGTCGGCTGGGAGGGTAGTGCTCATGATGCCAGAATTCTCCAAGAGACCTTGCTTGATCCGGGCTCAGGATTTCCAATGCCACCGCAAGGTAATTTAATTGAAATGCCTTTTTAGAATATGTCTGGTAACGAATTACTTTTATAATACAAGGCAGTAGGAAATagtctcttttgtatttgacaGATTATTTACAGCATTTGTTTCCGTAATAAATGAGTAGGGGCTATAACATGAAACCTATGTCATTAAATCAACAGGAAAATATTATGCAGTAGATGCTGCCCACAGAAATATGCCGGGGTTTATGGCTCCGTTTAGGGGTGCACGGGGCACACCTCATGAGCGAGCAGCTAAAGCGCTGTTCAATAGGCGACATGCATCAGTTAGGAATATTATTGAGCGTACATTTGGAGTTCTTAAGAAACGATTTCCAATACTCAAAGGTCCAATGCAGAACTACCTGATAGCAACGCAAACTAATATTGTGCTTGCATGTTGTGCTCTTCACAATTTTATGCGCGATTATGTGCCGAATGATGAGTACTTCAATGAAGAAGCGATAAATGGTGCATTTGCAGATGCACACATAGCAGGGGAACAAGTGCAGATGGGTCAACCTACCGATATGTCGCAGCAGGGCATAGATAACTGGAATGAAGATCGGCGGGCAATGGCGGCGCACATGTATGTGAATGCTAATAACTAGACTCTAGTGCTTGGCCTAGGACCAAAAGTGTGTTAAATCAGCTTCCGATTTGTACTTAAATGTTTAATTCACGTTCCTGGTGAATGAGGGATTACTTTTAATTTGGCTCCAGTTAATTGTGTTATTGCTTGTCCAGGGATTTGCACCTTTGAATTATATTTGCGGACTCATACTTTGCTCTACAACCTCAGTAAGTATTCAGTTTGCCGGTTTAGTTCACGTGAGTTTGTGAATGGTGATGTACGAATAAGTCATGACCGAGTTAAGTTCTAGGCACATTTTTTACAGTGCAAAATTTGGTTGAAACTTTGCCAACTACTTTAGGAAATTGCGGGAGGGGACATAATTTAATGGCCATTATTTTGCAAACATAGCGAACGTATTGGCCAATTACACATTTGGACCCTTAGATCCCCTGTTTTGGGGGTGTTACACataaactagtttttgaaatacaataaaaatttttaaaaagtactataAAAGGTAATCAAAAAATTagttctatttttttaaaaaaattttcaagaatgtatttcaaaatattttctaaaaacttttctattcttaaatatttcaaaatattttccaacACCCAATCCAAAATAtgctctaaaaactctgctacagtaaagttttattttaaaaaaatcccaCAAAAACAGCTAATTCAAACGAAgctgtttttcaaaaacagctcaatccaaacgcatgtgtttttcaaaaaataagagtttttcaaaaacaacaatCCAAACGACAATGCGTGTTTTTAAAAAACTGCTACAgtattgtttttcaaaaacacccccaaaaacagGGAATCCAAACGCAGCCGAAGACATTCCAAAGTATCTAAATCTATTGCATCTGATCAAACACATCAAACTGCCACAAAATAAGTCAGTGAGGTGAGACCTTGATTGACGATTGATTTCATTATGCACACCACCTTTTGAACCAAATAAATCTTCCATTCAATTGGCCCACGTGAGAAAACACATAGGGGAAGTTGTTTTTGGGGAATCATTGATACAATTTTAATTTTGGCTtcatttgttcctttttttggtttgttttcACCTAATAATGAAGAAAAGCATGAAGAAGAAGTGGAGTACTATATTATTCTTGattcaattccttttttttttaactgttaAGCAAATTTATAAACATTCCATTTATAAATCATATTATATATGCAATAATACATAAGCTCTCTTGCACTATCATATAAATATGACCcgtttattaataatattgatttctgttttatatataaaaaaaaaatcatgtagACGTGACTCGTGATCACTTTTCTTACATCACGTGGCTATAAAATATACCAATTTACAAGTGACTTTTTAGACAACCTCTGCATAAGCATTTAACTTGTGCAAAACAAGCCCTGTAAAAAATACAGCAACATGTAAAATTAGCACATTCTTTGTCTGGGCTGTGCTCCAGATTTTGAACGTTCCTGGCTCCtagttgacaaaaaaaaaaaaaaaaaaagatgaaatattGAATTTAATTCAAAATTCATCCTACTATCCGAAATCCCTAATACATAGATTTACCTAATGTGTTCGGTGCTAAAACATGGTACTCAACAATAGGAATCTAGGTCGATAGATTGGTACTCCAAATTTGAACTCATTATGTCTTCCTATAAAAGCAAAAGCAGTGCCCCTTAAATTATTTTCAATCATGACCCCTTATGCTTTATCTTGCATATCAATCCACCACTCTATCTCTTcaaaagcaagaaatatcaGCAAAATTCATAGTTTAGTAATGGGAATCATCAAGTGTATCTTCTTTCTTATGCACGCCTAAAACATGCATTATGTCTTTGCCACTTGATGATCAACGAAGTCAAAATATGTTGTAATACGAGATCTCAATCCGACCTGTTAATTTTTCTACGTTTGATTCTAACAGTTGAACTCGAGTTGAAAAATCGACAAGGCTTCACACCTAATGAATAGCAGCAGCTCAGTGGGATCAGTTGGGATTCTCTGTGCCACTATTCGATATCAAATTCAGTGTCAATTCCACTTATCACGTGATggtagaagaaatttaaataaacagcacataacaaattaaataaacagGATACTTGGCATAACTATAGAAGTGACACTGAATTATCACGGAGAAAGTGACACTGAGGATCCCGTGTGCAGTGGGATGAGCCGATTTTGGATATGGGGAAAAAGTGCAAAGAACCAATTAATTTTGCTTTGATTTTTGAGCATTATGGGTTTTAGTTGAGgaaaatctccaattaattctAGTCCGATCAATTTGCAAATGTTATTGAAACAAATTATGCAACAATAAAATTCTAGGTACTTGATAATTAATTTATACCTACATGcactttttaaaataaaaaagatttaagACGGATGCCTTGCAAATTATGGCCGCAGAGAAGGTTTCATTGTCTAAAATCAACCGTCACATGTACCAATCATAGACCTTCTGCAACCAGAGAAAAAGATTTTATCTGGGtatgaaaattgaaattcatGAAAGGATTTCACATTAATTTTCAAGTTGATGGACCAATGGATATGATCGATTTTCACCTGAATGGCTTTGGGAACATTGTATTCTAAGGTCATTTCCAGAATTGGTCATGATGGCCTCCATCTATCAAAAGCAAACCTCCCCTTTCGCTGTTTAAAAAGCCCTCCAAAAACCCTTTCCCATGTCAAGCAAATCATTCTTCCCAGCCCATCTTTCTGAtcactcacacacacacacacacacacacacacacacacttacTTTCACTGCACTAGCGATGACTATCTACAGAacagaagaggaagaggaagctTTATTCCGCTCCTATCCTTGCGCAGTTTACTACGTACAGAGTCCATCATCAGTTTCCCATGCATACAGTGCTGAAATTCGTAACATCAACTCTGAATCTGCATTAGAAACTATTGCCAACAATCCCAACAACGCAAGCCAAGAAGCAGCCAATCGGCTTGCTCTATCGCGTTACTCGTCCTCCCATGGATCAACCAACTTTTTCTTGCATGAGAAGAAAATCCCTTATGATCATGATGTTCAAAGCCATGGAACAGGAGTTACGTACAATGAAGAGATTAATCGTCGCGAAGGCAATATGGTTGTTGTTGATAGACTCAGAAATGGCTATCACATTGAAGAAGATCATGAGTATGAAGAGGATGAGGAATATTTTGGGGAGAAGGCTGAATGGTGGAGAATGTTCTCTTTCGGTGGTTCTATTTCTGGAGGGTGGAAGTTTCTGCAGATGACTTGGAGGTTTATACTGAGTGTGGTGATTGCACTAGTTGTGTTCTACATTGTCACCAAGCCACCAGCTCCTAAGATGTCTATTAAGGTAAAATCTCTagccctttttccttttttacaTATTTGATTCGGCCCATTCTCAACTGACTTTCTTCACTTGCTTTTAGTTTCTGATTTTAACGGTTATCAGTGCGGCGTGCAGTAGATgcatctcctttttttttttttttttggtaattgaATGTAAGACCTCCTATTTATAATTGCTCATATCTTACTATTTAACCAAACCCTTCCAGCAGTAGATGTATCTTAACTGCCAGTGAAAAAGTTAAttagaattaaaataaaaagagtTTCATGACAATTTTGGCATTCCTTTCTTCGTAACATTTTTTGCCATATGACATTATGCTTGT contains:
- the LOC113759506 gene encoding putative nuclease HARBI1, coding for MDNDGHIQGGQLDDELDDEELDNILMYVVLLGFMFFFQDTHQQVPRRRRVRDSALSGRDYVLEIINGHEDRIIQNMRLDVPQFLLLCDLLLNRGYWHAYPSQRVGVHESVALTLMCLSHDERHRVLAERFQHSTETIDRHVRRVLRALVRLGRDLVRPRNVDDTHPRILNNGLLMPWFRDCVGALDGTHVSAWCRAEVRERFRNRHGDLSQNILAACDHDMRFVFVRVGWEGSAHDARILQETLLDPGSGFPMPPQGKYYAVDAAHRNMPGFMAPFRGARGTPHERAAKALFNRRHASVRNIIERTFGVLKKRFPILKGPMQNYLIATQTNIVLACCALHNFMRDYVPNDEYFNEEAINGAFADAHIAGEQVQMGQPTDMSQQGIDNWNEDRRAMAAHMYVNANN
- the LOC113763453 gene encoding uncharacterized protein LOC113763453, coding for MTIYRTEEEEEALFRSYPCAVYYVQSPSSVSHAYSAEIRNINSESALETIANNPNNASQEAANRLALSRYSSSHGSTNFFLHEKKIPYDHDVQSHGTGVTYNEEINRREGNMVVVDRLRNGYHIEEDHEYEEDEEYFGEKAEWWRMFSFGGSISGGWKFLQMTWRFILSVVIALVVFYIVTKPPAPKMSIKMAGIPQFELVEGVDASGVTTKLLTCNCTVDLVVDNKSKLFGLHIHPPFLAMSFGNLPFALTEAPEFHTGIHDTEMFKLFVGTRNKPMYAAGRSMQDLLESNKGLPLVIHVNLRSSFKVVWGLIKPKFHHEAQCLIILRKAYDKKHRTQEFIGKCAISS